Proteins encoded in a region of the Micromonas commoda chromosome 10, complete sequence genome:
- a CDS encoding predicted protein: protein YRGCQTKTRSGRTCQNWDSQTPHHHTRRNEAKGSAGNNYCRNPDGEPTIWCYTTDPNKRWEFCDPLPESSAEEAPSPPAPTLRGVGDEGYRGCQTKTRSGRTCQNWDSQTPHHHTRRNEAKGSAGNNYCRNPDGEPTIWCYTTDPNKRWEYCD from the exons TACCGCGGATGCCAGACGAAGACCCGCTCCGGTCGCACGTGCCAGAACTGGGACTCGCAGACTCCTCACCACCACACGCGCAGAAACGAAGCCAAGGGCTCCGCGGGCAACAACTACTGCCGCAACCCCGATGGCGAGCCCACCATCTGGTGCTACACGACTGACCCGAACAAGCGCTGGGAATTCTGCGATCCTCTGCCAGAATCCTCTGCCGAGGAGGCtccctccccgcccgccccc ACTCTGAGGGGAGTTGGCGACGAAGGCTACCGCGGATGCCAGACGAAGACCCGCTCCGGTCGCACGTGCCAGAACTGGGACTCGCAGACTCCTCACCACCACACGCGCAGAAACGAAGCCAAGGGCTCCGCGGGCAACAACTACTGCCGCAACCCCGATGGCGAGCCCACCATCTGGTGCTACACGACTGACCCGAACAAGCGCTGGGAATACTGCGAT
- a CDS encoding predicted protein, with product MVYGAAPHEMASPLLADESAPLVDREERKRSTWSRAVRYGGAMAVGALLVGAGVVTTSPSHPVSVTVRGGLASLGASNAAKPGRVGPLKYGGKHANKVAHAGKSHRHAAPSPVPHAERVAAASSVYHRLGEGEDDQDVGGDDITDDPLAQLDDLNKQVERLVEDNKALTEDNIALEKQVQDLEQSIVDTREEFLKVGHGGRNKHLAGSHDNEIIADLENQLKDKHYELEKTRQQKYKLYVKNTENLDKLAKLDKDLATCAQDKAELAIRAEQVSELEECKASFDALSVKMTSAQDDVEICKADLAAARGDDHDDNARIASLEDKLSHCKSEKGDLADELVGIKVELKNSKTDKLQTDALVEELNAKAAASDALADRLRGEVDILVEDVKACELDGRSFNFFCSGEGETCECPDGDVVFGPRYHASDDSWENTFADVVALQKFTVTPGTSGFPCDIDHTGKDVAPGSGKACFCVPKGIVTTPVVDAKGEPEPVDMPAIEPEEETHSLFDIKAAPGMVACDSEKSCQAAAEAAGLQIGGGGYDFAGEYGTKGCYTYNSGKYEGMAFFGTGGDTIAMSEPVDEPKVRVMCPAPTEADDVQTEPVILPIDQESYEDSLEEAPAEPQPEVESVDVTELLEDHFEDTVGEDTIAKIEYADADKSPDTEPEPETDENPPPVDPAV from the coding sequence ATGGTGTACGGCGCAGCGCCTCACGAGATGGCGAGCCCactcctcgcggacgagagcgcgcccctcgtggaccgcgaggagcgcaaAAGGAGCACGTGGTCGAGGGCCGTCCGCTACGGCGGGGCCatggccgtcggcgcgctgctcgtcggcgccggcgtcgtgaCCACCTCCCCGTCTCACCCCGTCTCCGTCACCGTGCGGGGTggcctcgcgagcctcggcgcttccaacgccgcgaagcccggccgcgtcggccCGCTCAAGTACGGCGGCAAGCACGCCAACAAGGTGGCGCACGCGGGCAAGTCGCACAGGCACGCGGCCCCTTCCCCCGTCCcacacgccgagcgcgtcgcggcggcttccagCGTCTACCATCGCCTCggagagggcgaggacgaccaggacgtgggcggcgacgacatcACCGACGATcccctcgcgcagctcgacgaTCTCAACAAGCAGGTCGAGCGGCTCGTCGAAGACAACAAGGCGCTCACCGAAGACAACATCGCGCTCGAGAAGCAGGTGCAAGATCTGGAGCAGTCCATCGTCGACACCCGCGAGGAGTTCCTGAAGGTCGGCCACGGCGGCAGGAACAAGCACCTCGCGGGCTCGCACGACAACGAGATCATCGCCGACCTCGAGAACCAGCTCAAGGACAAGCACtacgagctcgagaagaCGCGCCAGCAGAAGTACAAGCTGTACGTCAAGAACACCGAAAACCTCGAcaagctcgccaagctcgacaAAGAtctcgcgacgtgcgcgcaggacaaggctgagctcgccattcgcgccgagcaggtctccgagctcgaggagtgCAAGGCCTCCTTCGACGCGCTCTCGGTCAAGATGACGAGCGCGCAGGATGACGTCGAGATTTGCaaggcggacctcgcggcggcgcgcggcgacgaccacgacgacaACGCCCGCATCGCCTCCCTCGAGGACAAACTCTCACATTGCAAATCCGAGAAGGGCGACCTCGCGGATGAACTCGTGGGAATCAAGGTGGAGCTCAAGAACTCCAAGACCGATAAGCTGCAgaccgacgcgctcgtcgaggagctcaacgccaaggctgccgcgtccgacgccctcgccgaccgcCTCAGGGGCGAGGTTGACATTCTCGTGGAGGATGTCAAGGCTTGCGAGCTGGACGGCCGTTCGTTCAACTTTTTCTGctccggcgagggcgagacgTGCGAgtgccccgacggcgacgtcgtcttcgGCCCGCGGTACCACGCCTCCGACGACAGCTGGGAGAACaccttcgccgacgtcgtcgcgctccagAAGTTCACCGTCACCCCGGGAACGTCCGGCTTCCCCTGCGACATCGACCACACCGGGAAAGACGTGGCGCCCGGATCCGGCAAGGCTTGCTTCTGCGTGCCCAAGGGAATCGTCACCACcccggtcgtcgacgccaagggcgagcccgagccggtCGACATGCCCGCGatcgagcccgaggaggagacgcaCTCGCTCTTCGACATCAAAGCCGCGCCCGGCATGGTCGCGTGCGACTCTGAGAAGTCGTgccaagccgccgcggaagccgccggcCTCcagatcggcggcggcggttacGATTTCGCCGGAGAGTACGGCACCAAGGGATGCTACACGTACAACTCCGGCAAGTACGAGGGCATGGCCTTcttcggcaccggcggcgacacgaTCGCCATGTCCGAGCCCGTCGACGAGCCCAAGGTTCGCGTCATGTGCCCCGCCCCGACcgaagccgacgacgtccagaCCGAGCCGGTGATCCTTCCCATCGACCAGGAGTCATACGAGGATtccctcgaggaggcgcccgcggaacCCCAACCCGAGGTCGAGTCCGTCGACGTcaccgagctcctcgaggaccACTTCGAGGacaccgtcggcgaggacacCATCGCCAAGATTGAGTACGCGGACGCTGATAAGTCCCCGGACACGGAGCCCGAGCCAGAGACGGATGAaaacccgccgcccgtcgaccccgccgtCG